One window of Perca fluviatilis chromosome 12, GENO_Pfluv_1.0, whole genome shotgun sequence genomic DNA carries:
- the gjb8 gene encoding gap junction protein beta 8 — MSWAALYSQLGGVNKHSTSLGKIWLSVLFIFRITILVLAAESVWGDEQSDFTCNTQQPGCKNVCYDHFFPVSHIRLWCLQLIFVSTPALLVAMHVAYRNRGDKRVMLASNGNEKMTENDLRTLKRRRLPITGPLWWTYTCSLFFRLIFEGGFMYALYFVYDGFQMPRLVKCEQWPCPNKVDCFISRPTEKTVFTIFMVSSSAICMVLNVAELCYLIAKALVRCSSRSNKRNLSYSHADSVTRDNAHLQNKKNEMLLSSTTDSTSNKMC, encoded by the coding sequence ATGAGTTGGGCTGCGCTCTATTCTCAGCTGGGCGGCGTCAACAAACACTCCACGAGTCTAGGAAAGATTTGGCTTTCCGTCCTTTTCATCTTCCGCATCACTATACTGGTTCTGGCCGCCGAGAGCGTCTGGGGGGACGAGCAGTCTGACTTCACATGCAACACGCAGCAGCCCGGCtgcaaaaacgtctgctatgaCCACTTCTTTCCCGTGTCGCACATCCGCTTGTGGTGCCTGCAGCTGATCTTTGTATCCACGCCGGCCCTGCTGGTGGCCATGCACGTCGCCTACAGGAATCGTGGGGATAAGAGGGTCATGCTGGCCTCCAACGGCAACGAGAAGATGACGGAGAATGACCTGAGGACGCTGAAGAGGAGGCGCCTGCCGATCACAGGCCCACTGTGGTGGACCTACACCTGCAGCCTGTTCTTCCGCCTCATCTTTGAAGGTGGCTTCATGTACGCACTGTACTTTGTCTACGACGGCTTCCAGATGCCCCGGCTGGTGAAGTGCGAACAGTGGCCTTGCCCCAACAAGGTGGACTGCTTCATCTCCAGGCCAACAGAGAAGACCGTCTTCACCATATTCATGGTGTCCTCATCGGCCATCTGCATGGTGCTGAACGTGGCCGAGCTGTGCTACCTCATCGCCAAGGCGCTCGTCAGGTGCTCCTCCAGGTCAAACAAGAGGAACCTCTCTTACAGCCACGCAGACAGCGTGACCCGGGATAATGCCCATCTGCAGAACAAGAAGAACGAGATGCTGTTGTCTTCCACCACAGATTCGACCAGCAACAAGATGTGTTGA
- the gja3 gene encoding gap junction alpha-3 protein, translated as MGDWSFLGRLLENAQEHSTVIGKVWLTVLFIFRILVLGAAAEEVWGDEQSDFTCNTQQPGCENVCYDEAFPISHIRFWVLQIIFVSTPTLIYLGHVLHIVRMEEKRKEKEEELRKANRFQEEKELLYKNGGEVGGGGGGGKKEKPPIRDEHGKIRIRGALLRTYVFNIIFKTLFEVGFILGQYLLYGFQLRPLYKCARWPCPNTVDCFISRPTEKTIFIIFMLVVACVSLLLNLLEIYHLGWKKVKQGMTNEFAPDHESLRRVNIAEPECLASASRTAPSSLSYPTNYTDVKAGSGAFLPPMGPAAVPSAAEFKMDELQQEESHRRPSPSSHYYISNNNNHRLATQQNWANLATEQQTREMKATSPSPSSSSSTSTNKQQQQQQQQQPVDAAPLQPTSNTTSNTNITNSTATAASSSSSSSSSSHGTASNAGSWSGGRSEQEEGHVTTTTVEMHEPPVTVSTDPRRLSRASKSSSIRARPSDLAV; from the coding sequence ATGGGCGACTGGAGCTTTCTGGGGCGGCTGTTGGAGAACGCTCAGGAGCACTCAACGGTCATCGGCAAAGTCTGGCTGACTGTCCTCTTCATCTTCAGGATCCTGGTGCTGGGGGCTGCGGCTGAAGAAGTCTGGGGAGACGAGCAGTCCGACTTCACCTGTAACACGCAGCAGCCCGGTTGCGAGAACGTCTGCTACGACGAGGCCTTCCCCATCTCGCACATCCGCTTCTGGGTGCTGCAGATCATCTTCGTGTCCACGCCGACTCTCATCTACCTGGGCCATGTGCTACACATCGTCCGCATGGAGGAGAAGcggaaagagaaggaggaggagctgcGCAAAGCAAACAGGTTCCAAGAGGAGAAAGAACTCCTTTATAAAAATGGTGGAGAagttggaggaggaggaggaggcggcaaGAAGGAGAAGCCGCCAATCAGGGACGAGCATGGCAAAATCCGTATCAGAGGCGCATTGCTGCGGACCTATGTGTTCAACATTATTTTCAAGACTCTGTTTGAAGTGGGATTCATTTTGGGCCAGTATTTACTCTATGGCTTCCAGCTGAGGCCCCTGTACAAGTGTGCACGTTGGCCCTGCCCCAACACCGTTGACTGCTTCATATCGAGGCCCACTGAAAAGacaatttttattatatttatgctTGTGGTGGCTTGCGTGTCTCTTTTGCTGAATTTGTTAGAGATCTATCACCTTGGATGGAAGAAAGTTAAACAGGGCATGACAAATGAGTTTGCCCCCGACCACGAGTCGCTGCGGCGTGTCAACATTGCAGAGCCTGAGTGTTTGGCCTCGGCCTCCAGAACTGCCCCATCCAGCCTCAGCTACCCTACCAACTACACAGATGTGAAGGCGGGCAGCGGGGCGTTCCTGCCGCCCATGGGGCCGGCAGCCGTGCCCTCAGCAGCGGAGTTCAAAATGGACGAACTCCAGCAGGAGGAGTCCCACCGTCGGCCCTCCCCCTCTTCCCACTACTACataagcaacaacaacaaccacaggcTGGCCACGCAGCAGAACTGGGCCAACTTGGCCACCGAGCAGCAGACTCGGGAGATGAAGGCCACCTCCccatccccctcctcctcttcctccaccagCACcaacaagcagcagcagcagcagcagcagcagcaacccgTCGATGCTGCACCGCTCCAACCAACCAGCAACACCACCAGTAACACCAACATCACCAATTCAACTGCCACTGCcgcctccagcagcagcagcagcagcagcagcagccatggcACTGCATCCAACGCAGGCAGCTGGAGTGGAGGGAGGAGCGAGCAGGAAGAAGGCCACGTCACCACCACCACTGTGGAGATGCACGAGCCTCCGGTAACGGTCAGCACAGACCCTCGGCGGCTCAGTCGGGCCAGCAAGAGCAGCAGCATCAGGGCCAGGCCGAGCGACCTGGCTGTCTAA